The Acidimicrobiales bacterium sequence ACATCGACATCCCGAACCGCACCATCGCCCTGCGCATCAGCGACGACGAACTCGCGGCGCGGCGCGCCGCGATGGAGGCCAAGGGCGATGCCGCCTGGCGGCCGGCCGAAACCCGCACCCGCAATGTGAGCTCGGCCCTCTGGGCCTACGCGGCGATGACCACGAGCGCCGACAAGGGCGCGGTCCGCGACGTCAGCCAGATCCGACGGTGACATGACGGCGGTCGAACGGACGACGAGGGGTCCCGACGCCGTTCGGCGAGCGCTCGTCGACGCAGCAAAAAGCCTCATGGGCATGCGCTCACCGCGTCAGGTGAGCGGCCGCGAGCTCGCCCAACACGCCGGGGTCAACTACGGACTCATCCACCACTACTTCGGCACGAAGGACAACGTCTTCGCCGAGGCCGTGGCCGAAGCGACCGAGGCCATGGGCGAGCGTTGGGATGCCGGCGGCATGCTTCCCGTCAACACCACCGACGAGGCCGCGAGCTATCGCACGTTCGCCAAGCTCGAGGTCGACGACGCGGCGAGCCCGATCCGCCACCTCATCACCCGCATCGTGGCGGGTCAGGCCGAGGTGACGGGCCGACCGAAAGACGATCCCGAGCTGCTCGCCGAGGTCGCCATCGCGACCGCCCTCCAGTTCGGGTGGGGTGCCTTCGAGGAGGACATCCTCGACACGCTCGAGGTGTTCGGCGCGGAGCGCGACGCCCTGCGCGCCCGGGTGAGCGAGCTGTCCCTCCGTCTCGCGAGCAACTGAGCGCCTCGATGACGAAGCTGCGCAGCGACCGCGCCGTTGTCGCGTACATCGCGTCGATGGCGGTCATCCTCGCCTTCGGCATCGACGCGTCGCTGCCCGCATTCGACGAGCTCCGGGCGGAATTCGATCTCCGCGACGGATCCGGCGAGGTCTCGCTCGTCGTCACGACCTACTTCCTCGGCATGGGGTTCGGCCAGCTGATCTGGGGCCTGTCGTCCGACCGGATCGGTCGCCAGAAGGCGATGCTGGCCGGGCTGCTTCTCTATGGCGTCGGCGCCGCCGGGGCGGCGCTTGCCGGGAGCATGACGATGCTGTTGGTCGCCCGCGTCATCTGGGGACTCGGCGCCGCCGCCCCGAGCGTGCTGCGCAACTCCGTCGCCCGCGACCTCTACAGCGGGGACAAGCTCGCCCAGATCACGTCCATGGCGATGGCCATCTTCCTGATGGGCCCCGCCGTCGCGCCGGCGGTCGGCGAGCTGATCCTGCTCGGCGACAACTGGCGGTGGGTCTTCGCCGCGGCGGTGCCCCTCGCGATCGGCGGCATGGTCTGGACGTTCCGGTTCGGCGAGACGCTCGATCCGGCGAACGTCCGGCCGCTCGACCTCCGCAGCATCGCCGCCGGTGCCCGCACCTACTTCGGCAGCCGCGCCGCCTTCGGACATTCACTGGCCATCACGGCCGCCTCCGGTGCCTTCTTCATCTTCCTCGGATCGAGCCAACCGATCGTCGACGAGATCTACGGCTACGGCGACTGGTTCGCCCTCATCTTCGCCGGGGTCGCCACCTGCATCGGCCTGACCGTGTGGAACAGCGGGCGCTTCATCCGCGGTCATGGTGCGCCCACGGTCGCCCTCGTCTCGGTGATCGGGATGATCGCCGCCGCGTCGACGTTCGGGGTCGTCGCCGTGGCCACGGACGGACGACCACCGTTCTGGTTCTGGCTCGGTGCCGTCGCGGTCTTCGCGTCGCTCGGCACGGTGTCGACACCGACGATGACCGCGATGGCAATGACGCCGATGGCTCGCGTGGCCGGTACCGCGAGCGCGCTCAACGGCGTGCTGACCGTGGCCGGAGCGTCGCTTCTCGCCGTGGTGTTCGATCGCCGGATCGACGACAGCGTCACACCCATGGCCGTCGGCTTCCTCGTCTATTCGCTGGTCGCGCTCGGCTTCCTGCTGTGGGCCCGCGGCGGCTCCGAGGAGATCGTGGAGCCGGCCGATCGGGCTACCGTGGCGCGATGAGCGACGAGTTCTGGGACGCGACCGCGCCACTGCTCGCGGAGGGACTGATCGAGGAGGGCACGATCATGGGCGGCCCCTGTGTGCGCAGCGCCGGCGAGTTCGTCGGCATGCCCCACCACAAGGGAGACGGCATCGTGGTCAAGCTTCCCCGCGACGAGGTGGACGCGATGATCGCGGCCGGCGACGGCGCGTCGTTCGCCCCGGCCGGGAAGGTCTTCCGTGAGTGGGTACTCGTCGAGGAACACGACGAGACGCGGTGGACCGAGCTGCTCCGCCGGTCGGTCGCCTTCGTGAATCCGTGAACGGCGGCCGCGAGTAACGTCCCCGGATGCGCTTCACCACCGTCCGCACCGACGGCACGACCCGAGCGGCCCGCGTCGAGGGCGACGAACTCGTCCTGCTCGATCATGCCGACGTCGGTGCGCTCCTGCGCAGCGGCGACGACGGCACCGGGACCGGACCGACAGTGGCCGCGGCGACGGCTGACCGCGCACCGCTCGTCATCCACCCCGAGAAGATCGTCTGCGTCGGCGTGAACTATCGCGATCACATCGAGGAGATGGGCCGGGAGCCGCCCGCCGCGCCCACCTATTTCGCGAAGTACCGGCGGGCGCTCATCGGCGCCCGGGACGACATCGCCCTTCCCGACCCGGCCGTGTCCACGAGCATCGACTGGGAGGCGGAGCTCGCCGTCGTCATCGGCACCGAGGTCCGCGACGCGACGGCCACCGAGGCCCTCGAGGCGATCGCTGGCTACAGCGTGCTCAATGACGTGTCCGTGCGGGACTACCAGCGCCGCACCACCCAGTTCCTCGCCGGCAAGACCTGGGAGGGCATGACCCCGCTCGGGCCCGAGCTGGTGACCCGAGACGAGCTCGGCGACGGATCGGGGCTCGCCATCCGCTGTGAGGTCGACGGCGTCGTGAAGCAGGAGAGCACCACGAGCGAGCTCGTCTTCAACGCCGTCGACATCGTGGCGGACCTGAGTCGTGTCATCACGCTGGCTCCCGGCGACGTGATCGCCACCGGCACCCCCGGTGGCGTCGGCGCGGCCCGCACGCCCCCCGAGTTCATGACGGAGGGCACCGAGTTGCGTACGGTCATCGAGGGCATCGGCGAGTGTCTGAACGTCTGCCGCTTCCGATGATGCGAGGATGACGTGATGGGACTCTTCAGCCGCAAGAAGCGTGAACCCGCCGACCTCGCGGCCATCGATGAGCCGGACGGCGCGGACGAGGCGACGCCCGCGCCCGATGTCGCGGCCGAGGACGTGCGCGAAGCGTTCGAGCGACTGATGGGCCGGGAGTGGGAGCGGCTGTCGAGCCCCGGCACCTGGTGGACCGCCGGCGAGCGGATCGCCATCGCGATCGACGCCCGCCTCGCGATGGCGGGCGAAGCGCCCAGCGGCGTACTGCCGCCACCGCTCGAGGAAGCGACCGCCCGCATCGCCGCGGCACCGGCCACGATCCGCGGCACGGACGTCGCCCGCTGGGAACTCGACGGCCTCGACTCGTTCGCCTATGTCGAGACCGTCGGCATCGTGAGCCGGCTGATCGCGCTCGACACCGCCGCCTTCGGGCTCGGGATCAAGGCCCGCCGGCTCCCCGAGCCGCAACCAGGCGCCCCGTCCCGGATCCGGCCCGCCGACGCAGCCCTCACCACCGGCTGGTCGCCCACCGTCGGACCCGCCAGCGCGCCCTCGTCACTCACCGCGGTGCCCGACGAGGCCGAGGCGATGTTCGATTGCCATGGCGTGCTCTACGCAACGATGGAAGAGATGTTCGAGATGCAGCTCGAACGCGACGGGCTCACCCGCCCGCAGATCGAGCTCGTCGCCGCCCGCACGTCGACGCTCAACGAATGCTTCTATTGACTGCTCGGCCACGCCTCGATGCTCCGTGCGAGCATCGCCACCTTCGAGCTCGAGCTCACTCCCGGCCCGATCGTCTCCGGCATCGGTGACACCGGTGTGCCCCACGGCGACGCGCTCATGGCGTTCGTGGACGCGGTCGTGCTCCGCGACGAGGACGAGCTCGAGCCGGCCCGAGCGACCCTCGAGGCCTTGATCGGCGCGGCCGCAACGGACCGCGCCGCGTTGGTCGCCGGCAACTTCTCGATGATGAACCGCGCCCTCGACGCCGTCGGCGCCCCCGTCGACCGCGGCCTCGAACCGTTGGCGGCCGAAATGGGCCTCACGATCCCGGATCACCTCAGCTCGTCGTGAGCACCTCGTCGAGCGTGGCGAGGAAGCGGTCGTTCTGCTCCGGTGTGCCGATCGTGACCCGGAT is a genomic window containing:
- a CDS encoding MFS transporter, coding for MTKLRSDRAVVAYIASMAVILAFGIDASLPAFDELRAEFDLRDGSGEVSLVVTTYFLGMGFGQLIWGLSSDRIGRQKAMLAGLLLYGVGAAGAALAGSMTMLLVARVIWGLGAAAPSVLRNSVARDLYSGDKLAQITSMAMAIFLMGPAVAPAVGELILLGDNWRWVFAAAVPLAIGGMVWTFRFGETLDPANVRPLDLRSIAAGARTYFGSRAAFGHSLAITAASGAFFIFLGSSQPIVDEIYGYGDWFALIFAGVATCIGLTVWNSGRFIRGHGAPTVALVSVIGMIAAASTFGVVAVATDGRPPFWFWLGAVAVFASLGTVSTPTMTAMAMTPMARVAGTASALNGVLTVAGASLLAVVFDRRIDDSVTPMAVGFLVYSLVALGFLLWARGGSEEIVEPADRATVAR
- a CDS encoding fumarylacetoacetate hydrolase family protein, translating into MRFTTVRTDGTTRAARVEGDELVLLDHADVGALLRSGDDGTGTGPTVAAATADRAPLVIHPEKIVCVGVNYRDHIEEMGREPPAAPTYFAKYRRALIGARDDIALPDPAVSTSIDWEAELAVVIGTEVRDATATEALEAIAGYSVLNDVSVRDYQRRTTQFLAGKTWEGMTPLGPELVTRDELGDGSGLAIRCEVDGVVKQESTTSELVFNAVDIVADLSRVITLAPGDVIATGTPGGVGAARTPPEFMTEGTELRTVIEGIGECLNVCRFR
- a CDS encoding helix-turn-helix domain-containing protein → MTAVERTTRGPDAVRRALVDAAKSLMGMRSPRQVSGRELAQHAGVNYGLIHHYFGTKDNVFAEAVAEATEAMGERWDAGGMLPVNTTDEAASYRTFAKLEVDDAASPIRHLITRIVAGQAEVTGRPKDDPELLAEVAIATALQFGWGAFEEDILDTLEVFGAERDALRARVSELSLRLASN